In one Dermacentor albipictus isolate Rhodes 1998 colony unplaced genomic scaffold, USDA_Dalb.pri_finalv2 scaffold_11, whole genome shotgun sequence genomic region, the following are encoded:
- the LOC135896801 gene encoding uncharacterized protein has translation MHLAFRSMKVWHTVLGIILSSSVTTGNLSDQNKVLHDLFANIGPNDLPLEDSYFTIREDGAPKNSTLYRFNMTNGFLRDLHRKFAPKFNEEYCKARLDPFFNSLWVNCDLDLEGTLATYDASLSYGASVVHSFNVNAVIIKHSGINLPLLSVYTYGNTCKINKCQLHGYGLYITAFELNTTTSPRFRDLTSNPKFQNFKKNQTLAQEVWTDFNVKMYTHILPIIVKTLNVTYRSEIPKRMAKVGALDKTLFRLSNRRLAA, from the exons GCTCCGTGACGACAGGCAACCTGTCCGACCAAAACAAGGTGTTGCACGACTTGTTCGCCAACATCGGACCCAATGATCTCCCATTGGAAGACTCGTACTTCACCATCAGGGAGGACGGCGCACCGAAGAACAGCACGCTATACCGCTTCAATATGACCAATGGCTTCCTGAGAGACCTGCACCGGAAATTCGCGCCCAAATTCAATGAAGAG TACTGCAAAGCCCGCCTGGACCCGTTCTTCAACAGCCTGTGGGTGAACTGCGACTTGGACCTGGAGGGCACGCTCGCCACCTACGATGCGTCGCTCTCCTACGGCGCAAGCGTCGTGCACAGTTTTAATGTCAATGCCGTCATTATCAAGCACTCTGGAATCAATCTTCCCTTGCTGTCGGTGTACACCTACGGTAATACGTGCAAGATTAATAAGT GTCAACTTCATGGCTACGGCCTTTACATCACAGCCTTTGAACTCAACACGACAACGTCTCCAAGATTCCGTGACTTGACATCAAATCCAAAGTTCCAAAACTTTAAGAAGAACCAGACCTTGGCCCAAGAAGTCTGGACAGACTTTAATGTGAAAATGTACACTCATATCTTGCCTATCATCGTCAAAACATTGAACGTGACGTATCGCTCGGAAATACCGAAAAGAATGGCCAAGGTTGGAGCCTTGGACAAAACGCTCTTTCGCCTTTCTAATAGGAGACTTGCTGCGTGA